The following are encoded together in the Streptomyces rapamycinicus NRRL 5491 genome:
- a CDS encoding PucR family transcriptional regulator, which yields MSETGGRLRRAWIARLGPRGEVGLDQAASPRAIVEDAVARVGADPVRWAIELNSVVLRRIVGEVPVLGGSPAAVEMLRRGNEATTLRALFTLVEGPAAAPPTGEAILEGIREFVHRAIPLERVLHGVRVGHAATTEAFLRACAELVDPEEAVDEVTAISRELFSYVDELSDTMIRTYLVEHEVWSTSAAAARADLVRSLLRDAAAADVDEASGVLGYNLRRTHMAVVVWSDSPKGGATLQAAAIEVLRARGATTTLVVPVASGRLWAWGTVPPDGTDRTEGLEGVDGTDGARPPGSWQTITEALSRQRMQAAFGTPGSGVAGFRRSHREAERGERIERLRRAAGRVPRYATGYADVAAIALLATDLDAAGDFVRRELGGLAARGAPMEALRTTLYHYLGAERSLVDVARRLHVARGTVTYRVKRAQEVLGHDLDDRRFALHTALALAEELGDAVLLPRDVER from the coding sequence GTGAGCGAGACCGGTGGGCGGCTGCGACGGGCCTGGATCGCACGGCTGGGCCCGCGTGGCGAGGTCGGCCTCGACCAGGCGGCGAGCCCGCGCGCGATCGTCGAGGACGCCGTGGCGCGCGTCGGCGCGGACCCCGTGCGCTGGGCGATCGAGCTGAATTCCGTGGTCTTGCGGCGGATCGTCGGCGAGGTGCCGGTCCTCGGCGGCAGTCCGGCCGCGGTCGAGATGCTCAGGCGGGGCAATGAAGCCACCACCCTGCGGGCGCTGTTCACCCTGGTGGAGGGCCCGGCGGCCGCCCCGCCCACCGGCGAGGCGATCCTGGAGGGCATCCGCGAGTTCGTGCACCGGGCCATACCGCTCGAGCGGGTGTTGCACGGCGTCCGGGTCGGACACGCCGCGACGACCGAGGCGTTCCTGCGGGCCTGTGCCGAACTGGTCGACCCGGAGGAGGCGGTCGACGAGGTCACGGCGATCTCCCGCGAGCTGTTCTCCTACGTCGATGAGCTTTCCGACACCATGATCCGCACCTACCTCGTGGAGCACGAGGTGTGGAGCACCAGCGCGGCCGCGGCACGGGCCGACCTCGTACGTTCCCTGCTGAGGGATGCCGCGGCGGCGGATGTCGACGAGGCGTCGGGTGTCCTCGGCTACAACCTGCGGCGGACCCACATGGCGGTGGTGGTGTGGTCGGACTCGCCGAAGGGCGGCGCCACGCTGCAGGCGGCGGCGATCGAGGTGCTGCGGGCCCGTGGCGCCACCACGACGCTGGTCGTCCCCGTGGCCTCGGGCCGGTTGTGGGCGTGGGGCACCGTACCTCCGGACGGGACGGACAGGACGGAAGGGTTGGAAGGGGTGGACGGGACGGACGGGGCGCGCCCACCCGGTTCATGGCAGACCATCACGGAGGCACTGTCCCGGCAGCGGATGCAGGCGGCCTTCGGGACCCCGGGTTCCGGCGTCGCGGGCTTCCGCCGCTCCCACCGCGAGGCCGAGCGCGGGGAGCGGATCGAGCGGCTGCGGCGCGCGGCGGGACGCGTTCCGAGGTACGCGACCGGCTACGCCGACGTCGCCGCCATCGCGCTGCTGGCCACCGATCTCGACGCGGCCGGTGACTTCGTACGACGTGAACTCGGCGGGCTCGCCGCCCGCGGCGCGCCGATGGAGGCACTGCGGACCACGCTCTACCACTACCTCGGCGCCGAGCGCAGCCTCGTGGATGTCGCCCGGCGCCTGCACGTGGCCAGGGGGACCGTGACCTACCGCGTGAAGCGGGCCCAGGAGGTGCTGGGACACGACCTCGACGACCGCCGCTTCGCCCTCCACACCGCCCTGGCACTCGCCGAGGAACTGGGGGACGCGGTGCTCCTGCCGCGCGACGTCGAGCGGTGA
- a CDS encoding flavin reductase family protein: MIDRKTFTELMSGVCAPVTVVTATAADGRPHGSTVSSFASLSLDPPLVSFALDRASGLLAHLQPGDRVGVNILGAHQREVASAFARRRGPGSKFDGVTWTVRAGLPYLPESAGWTAGRVERHVDGGDHVLLLVCLEEAESTSAAPLIYARRIFGTHAPLAVAS, encoded by the coding sequence ATGATCGACCGTAAGACCTTTACCGAGCTGATGAGCGGGGTGTGTGCCCCGGTCACCGTGGTCACGGCGACTGCCGCCGACGGGCGGCCGCACGGCAGTACCGTGTCGAGCTTCGCCTCGCTCTCGCTCGACCCGCCGCTGGTGAGCTTCGCCCTTGACCGCGCCTCGGGGCTGCTGGCCCACCTCCAGCCGGGTGACCGGGTGGGGGTGAACATCCTCGGCGCCCACCAGCGGGAGGTGGCGTCGGCGTTCGCCCGCCGCCGGGGACCGGGCTCGAAGTTCGACGGCGTCACCTGGACCGTCCGCGCCGGACTCCCCTACCTGCCCGAGTCCGCCGGCTGGACGGCGGGACGCGTCGAACGCCATGTGGACGGCGGTGACCACGTCCTGCTCCTCGTGTGCCTGGAGGAGGCCGAGTCGACCTCCGCGGCCCCGTTGATCTACGCGCGCCGGATCTTCGGCACCCACGCCCCGCTCGCGGTCGCGAGCTGA
- a CDS encoding acyl-CoA dehydrogenase family protein, with translation MIPDTEVTTMNMTMDVPRTTDAARTLRADLVERAATLRPLLSGNADPADRERGVPAENIGALAEAGLLSLMRPARYGGLQTDHRTLLEVGREVGRACGSTAWVTSLLNANAWFVGLFPARAQDDVWAHTPHARVAGVVTPSGTARVVEGGYRVSGRWTPASGCAHADWAVLGVTRPDAEGTSDAVGIVLAPMSELTIEDTWFVAGMRGTASNTLVGEDLFVPAHRFHSVPDAIEGRYATPFTDEALYRAPFVPTAALVLTGPQLGLAAAAVDLLVERAPGRALALTGYTSQAEAPTVQLAAAHAASLADSARLHAYRAAADIDEAARAGVFPDYDARARMRMDAGMAAVHAREAVRIVCSAQGASSFGESNPLQRVWRDIETGSRHAVLNPEVAAEIYGKSLFGIRGTVSVMV, from the coding sequence ATGATCCCTGACACCGAAGTGACGACGATGAACATGACCATGGACGTTCCCCGCACAACTGACGCCGCGCGCACGTTGCGGGCCGACCTCGTCGAGCGCGCCGCCACACTGCGGCCGCTGCTCTCCGGCAACGCCGATCCGGCCGACCGCGAGCGCGGAGTGCCCGCCGAGAACATCGGCGCCCTGGCGGAGGCCGGTCTGCTCTCGCTGATGCGGCCCGCCCGTTACGGCGGTCTGCAGACCGACCACCGCACACTGCTGGAGGTCGGCCGCGAGGTCGGGCGCGCCTGTGGCTCCACCGCCTGGGTGACCTCACTGCTCAACGCCAACGCGTGGTTCGTCGGGCTCTTCCCCGCCCGGGCCCAGGACGACGTCTGGGCCCACACGCCGCACGCCCGAGTCGCGGGCGTCGTGACCCCCTCGGGTACCGCGCGCGTGGTCGAGGGCGGGTACCGGGTGAGCGGGCGCTGGACCCCGGCGTCCGGTTGCGCTCACGCCGACTGGGCGGTCCTCGGGGTCACCCGGCCGGACGCCGAGGGCACGTCGGACGCCGTCGGCATCGTGCTCGCGCCGATGTCGGAGCTGACCATCGAGGACACCTGGTTCGTGGCGGGCATGCGCGGGACCGCGTCGAACACCCTCGTCGGCGAGGACCTCTTCGTGCCCGCACACCGCTTCCACTCCGTCCCAGACGCCATCGAGGGCCGCTACGCCACACCCTTCACCGACGAGGCGCTCTACCGGGCGCCGTTCGTGCCGACCGCCGCGCTGGTGCTGACCGGGCCCCAGCTGGGGCTGGCCGCGGCCGCTGTCGATCTCCTGGTGGAGAGGGCCCCGGGGCGAGCGTTGGCCCTGACGGGCTACACCTCCCAGGCCGAGGCACCCACCGTCCAACTCGCCGCCGCGCACGCGGCGTCGCTCGCCGACTCCGCCCGGCTGCACGCCTACCGTGCGGCCGCTGACATCGACGAGGCCGCACGGGCCGGGGTGTTCCCCGATTACGACGCCCGGGCACGGATGCGGATGGACGCGGGAATGGCGGCGGTCCACGCGCGTGAGGCGGTCCGCATCGTGTGCTCGGCCCAGGGTGCTTCGAGCTTCGGCGAGTCCAACCCGCTGCAGCGCGTCTGGCGCGACATCGAGACCGGGAGCCGACACGCCGTCCTCAACCCCGAAGTGGCCGCCGAGATCTACGGGAAGTCGCTGTTCGGCATCCGGGGCACGGTGTCCGTGATGGTGTAG
- a CDS encoding nuclear transport factor 2 family protein — translation MTAGDTRGVGGPALALVHTDLSTLVTALWFEIDHGDGSAASGFFTADAELTFSRRTFRGTDEINGVYGDRAARGPRVSRHLMSNFHVLRHETDLVEAVSALVLYARDGEPPIPTTVPVLVADVFDRFVRVGEPDGAARRWLIASRRIENRFLMPGDVLAVPTE, via the coding sequence ATGACCGCCGGTGACACTCGGGGCGTCGGCGGTCCGGCCCTCGCCCTCGTGCACACCGATCTGTCGACGCTGGTGACGGCGCTGTGGTTCGAGATCGACCACGGCGATGGCTCGGCAGCCTCCGGCTTCTTCACCGCCGACGCCGAGTTGACGTTCTCGCGCCGGACCTTCCGCGGCACCGACGAGATCAACGGCGTGTACGGCGACCGCGCCGCGCGAGGACCACGGGTCTCGCGGCACCTGATGTCCAACTTCCATGTCCTCCGTCATGAGACCGACCTCGTCGAGGCCGTCTCCGCCCTGGTGCTCTACGCGCGGGACGGCGAGCCACCCATCCCGACGACCGTTCCGGTGCTGGTCGCCGACGTGTTCGACCGTTTCGTCCGGGTCGGCGAGCCGGACGGGGCGGCTCGCCGGTGGCTCATCGCCTCCCGGCGGATCGAGAACCGCTTCCTCATGCCGGGTGACGTCCTCGCCGTTCCCACCGAGTAA
- a CDS encoding HpcH/HpaI aldolase family protein: MTGDAFPRLGAWVKLPAPESVELLALAGFDFAVIDAEHGAIDSRTASTMIGLARGCGIAPFVRVAGTAPRDVQVPLDAGAAGLFVPQVDDAARARDAVRATRFPPLGRRGASTSGRAGRWGLAALGDYLRSGNDEVRLVVQAESVGALSAIVEIGEVTGVDAVFIGPTDLAVADRFREGDGRLADLVAAAERRCADHGITLGATAAGNAPELLDRRGYDFLVLGADTTMLRQGAHTLVSGARPAATEAGP; this comes from the coding sequence GTGACGGGCGACGCGTTTCCCCGGCTCGGAGCCTGGGTCAAGCTCCCGGCCCCGGAGAGCGTCGAACTGCTCGCACTCGCCGGGTTCGACTTCGCCGTGATCGACGCCGAGCACGGCGCGATCGACAGCCGTACGGCATCGACCATGATCGGGCTGGCCCGTGGCTGCGGGATCGCGCCCTTCGTCCGGGTCGCCGGCACCGCACCACGCGACGTCCAGGTCCCGCTCGACGCGGGTGCGGCCGGGCTGTTCGTCCCGCAGGTCGACGACGCCGCCCGGGCGCGCGACGCCGTGCGGGCGACACGGTTCCCGCCGCTCGGCCGACGCGGGGCCAGCACCTCCGGACGAGCCGGCCGGTGGGGGCTGGCGGCCCTCGGCGACTATCTGCGCTCCGGCAATGACGAGGTCCGCCTCGTCGTCCAGGCCGAGAGCGTGGGAGCCCTCTCGGCGATCGTCGAGATCGGCGAAGTCACCGGTGTCGACGCGGTATTCATCGGCCCGACCGATCTCGCGGTCGCCGACCGGTTCCGCGAGGGTGACGGCAGACTGGCGGACCTCGTCGCCGCGGCCGAACGGCGCTGTGCCGACCACGGCATCACCCTCGGGGCCACGGCCGCGGGCAACGCGCCGGAACTGCTGGACCGCCGTGGGTACGACTTCCTCGTCCTGGGAGCCGACACCACGATGCTGCGCCAGGGCGCACACACGCTGGTGAGCGGTGCACGTCCCGCCGCGACGGAGGCCGGCCCATGA
- a CDS encoding MarR family winged helix-turn-helix transcriptional regulator, with translation MDTPSPWLDDDQQDVWQALLTVVIALPAALDRQLQRDAGISNFEYGVLARLSMTDEATMRLSDLARECDSTQPRLSKVMDRFEARDWVVRRPDPTDGRYTLATLTDTGRQKVVASAPEHVAQVRRLVFDPLSAAQRRHLGAALTRIAATVRRELEGG, from the coding sequence ATGGACACTCCATCACCCTGGCTCGACGACGATCAGCAAGACGTGTGGCAGGCACTGCTCACCGTCGTCATCGCACTCCCGGCGGCCCTCGACCGCCAGCTGCAACGAGATGCCGGCATCTCCAACTTCGAGTACGGCGTTCTGGCCCGGCTGTCCATGACCGACGAGGCCACGATGCGACTCAGCGACCTGGCCCGGGAATGCGACAGCACCCAGCCTCGCCTGTCGAAGGTGATGGACCGCTTCGAGGCCCGCGACTGGGTCGTGCGACGGCCCGATCCCACTGACGGCCGGTACACCCTCGCCACCCTGACCGACACCGGGCGGCAGAAGGTCGTCGCGAGCGCACCGGAACACGTCGCGCAGGTGAGGCGACTCGTGTTCGACCCCCTCAGCGCCGCTCAACGCCGCCACCTCGGCGCCGCGCTCACCCGCATCGCGGCCACCGTGCGCCGGGAACTCGAAGGAGGGTGA
- a CDS encoding NADP-dependent oxidoreductase: MKAVRYHGFGGSEVLRYEDIERPVPGTGQVLVRVAATSFNPVDDHIRAGVLAEMIPVALPYVPGIDLAGTVAELGAEVTGLEAGDRVVAMLPLNAAGAAAEYVLAPAEALVAAPRTIELADAAALPLTGLAAWQALFELAELKPGQTVLVNGAGGAVGGLAVQLAVDAGAQVTAAAGPLHAERLRSYGAARVVGHLDPAEGPAAVSGPFDVLLNLVRVTPDEAARLSRYVADGGVAASAAGPIPEEPARSVRAANLFVRGDAAQLTELVARVDGGRLRIHVAARRPVAESRAVHEDAAAGRLPGKTVLTAP, encoded by the coding sequence ATGAAGGCAGTGCGTTACCACGGCTTCGGCGGCAGCGAGGTCCTGCGTTACGAGGACATCGAGCGTCCGGTCCCCGGGACCGGGCAGGTACTGGTGCGGGTGGCGGCCACATCGTTCAACCCGGTCGACGATCACATCCGCGCCGGTGTGCTGGCCGAGATGATCCCGGTCGCGCTCCCGTATGTGCCCGGGATCGATCTGGCGGGCACCGTCGCCGAACTCGGCGCGGAGGTGACGGGCCTGGAGGCCGGTGACCGGGTCGTGGCGATGCTGCCCCTCAACGCCGCCGGTGCGGCCGCCGAGTACGTGCTCGCCCCGGCCGAGGCCCTGGTCGCGGCGCCCCGGACGATCGAGCTGGCCGACGCCGCGGCGCTGCCCCTGACCGGTCTGGCCGCCTGGCAGGCGTTGTTCGAGCTCGCCGAGCTGAAGCCCGGACAGACCGTCCTGGTCAACGGGGCGGGGGGTGCGGTGGGCGGCCTCGCGGTCCAGCTCGCCGTCGACGCGGGGGCGCAGGTGACCGCGGCGGCCGGTCCGCTCCACGCCGAGCGCCTGCGGAGCTACGGAGCGGCCCGGGTCGTCGGCCACCTCGATCCCGCCGAGGGCCCGGCCGCCGTGAGTGGCCCGTTCGATGTCCTGCTGAACCTGGTGCGCGTCACACCGGACGAGGCCGCGCGGCTGTCGCGCTACGTCGCCGACGGCGGGGTCGCCGCGAGCGCGGCCGGCCCGATTCCCGAGGAACCCGCCCGGTCGGTGCGTGCCGCGAACCTGTTCGTCCGCGGCGACGCCGCCCAGCTGACCGAGCTGGTCGCCAGGGTCGATGGCGGCCGGCTCCGGATCCACGTCGCCGCCCGCCGCCCGGTGGCCGAGTCACGCGCGGTGCACGAGGACGCCGCCGCCGGGCGGCTGCCCGGCAAGACCGTCCTGACCGCGCCCTGA
- a CDS encoding LysR substrate-binding domain-containing protein, with translation MDTRRLGYFVRVVDVGNITRAADSLHITQSALSQHISALEHDVKTRLLTRTGRGVVATASGRSLYRYAQGILRLEKAARIDLRAGGDTPAGLVTVGLASYSMAPGLAVPLLRAVRERYPNIQLQLIQNLTVVMSQAVLLGQVDMALIYDPGYVKGVVFEHVLEEDFCLISSARLPPVTNRGDTITLKEASRLGFILPSEVHTVRRITDAAFHAAGLHCSVVAEIEPGMVLRDAVVSGLGVTVLPLTATRAHFAPDEVRAYRFADAQLHTAMSLCTPEVQPLSEAAALVADLLRTLIRDQPGPAGRREPSVAANAAHP, from the coding sequence ATGGACACCCGCAGGCTCGGTTACTTCGTCAGAGTGGTCGACGTCGGCAACATCACCAGGGCCGCGGACTCGCTGCACATCACGCAATCGGCGCTCAGCCAGCACATCTCCGCACTGGAACACGACGTCAAGACGCGTTTGCTGACACGCACCGGCCGCGGTGTGGTGGCCACGGCGTCCGGGCGCTCCCTCTACCGCTACGCACAGGGCATTCTCCGGCTGGAGAAGGCCGCCCGCATCGACCTGCGCGCCGGTGGCGACACTCCGGCCGGCCTGGTGACCGTCGGCCTCGCCTCGTACAGCATGGCGCCCGGCCTGGCCGTACCACTGCTGCGGGCGGTGCGGGAACGGTATCCGAACATCCAGCTGCAGCTGATCCAGAACCTGACGGTGGTGATGAGCCAGGCCGTGCTGCTCGGACAGGTGGACATGGCGCTCATCTACGATCCCGGCTATGTGAAGGGGGTCGTGTTCGAGCACGTCCTGGAAGAGGACTTCTGTCTGATCTCCAGTGCGAGGCTCCCGCCCGTCACCAACCGTGGCGACACCATCACGCTCAAGGAGGCGAGCCGGCTGGGCTTCATCCTGCCGAGCGAGGTGCACACCGTGCGGCGGATCACCGACGCCGCCTTCCACGCCGCGGGGCTGCACTGTTCGGTCGTCGCCGAGATCGAGCCGGGCATGGTGCTGCGGGACGCGGTGGTGAGCGGGCTCGGGGTGACCGTCCTGCCGCTCACGGCGACCCGAGCCCACTTCGCCCCCGACGAGGTCCGCGCCTACCGTTTCGCGGATGCCCAGCTCCACACCGCGATGTCCCTGTGCACCCCCGAGGTGCAGCCCCTTTCGGAGGCCGCGGCGTTGGTGGCGGACCTGCTGCGCACGCTCATCCGGGACCAGCCCGGCCCCGCCGGACGGCGCGAGCCGAGCGTCGCGGCGAACGCCGCTCATCCGTGA
- a CDS encoding PLP-dependent cysteine synthase family protein, which translates to MTLHESLLDAVGDTPLVRLTRIASGVPAPVYAKVEFFNPAGSVKDRAALGMVLAAEKSGALAPGGVIVEGTSGNTGMALAMIAAQRGYRSIVVVPDRTSPEKIKTLKAYGAEVVVTTGALPREHPEHVRNVAARLAARTPGAWYANQYDNPANPEAHRTTTGPEIWAATGGRITHFVVGVGTGGTVTGTGGFLKEASGGQVRVIGADPLTSTYSGGDGSPYYVESIGHYLHPQTAEDEYPESYDQSVVDRFERIGDRESITMVRRLAREEGILAGGSAGTAVAAALRVAATLTPDDLVVVLLPDSGRGYLSKYFDDDWLRRFGFLEDLPGTPTVADALGDRPAPLTALPSTATVADALTAAGALVPVRLPRSGDNATTDVSEVIGAVRPDALRALVARDPSASAAPLHDHLLPSPPAVGIGEPVDEAAARLATGTGTAWVLIDGRVSGTVTHDALRRTTGHVPPARAAGPASRAT; encoded by the coding sequence ATGACTCTTCACGAATCCCTGCTCGACGCTGTCGGCGACACCCCGCTGGTCAGACTCACGAGGATCGCCTCCGGGGTGCCCGCGCCCGTCTACGCCAAGGTGGAGTTCTTCAACCCCGCCGGCAGCGTCAAGGACCGGGCGGCGCTGGGCATGGTCCTGGCGGCGGAGAAGTCCGGGGCACTGGCGCCCGGCGGTGTCATCGTCGAGGGGACCTCCGGCAACACCGGGATGGCGCTGGCCATGATCGCCGCTCAGCGGGGCTACCGGTCGATCGTCGTCGTCCCGGACCGTACGAGCCCCGAGAAGATCAAGACGCTCAAGGCATACGGCGCCGAGGTGGTCGTCACCACGGGGGCGCTCCCGCGTGAGCATCCGGAACACGTTCGCAACGTCGCCGCGCGCCTGGCCGCGCGGACACCTGGTGCCTGGTACGCCAACCAGTACGACAACCCGGCCAATCCGGAGGCCCACCGGACCACGACCGGCCCCGAGATCTGGGCCGCGACCGGCGGCCGGATCACCCACTTCGTCGTCGGCGTCGGCACGGGCGGAACGGTCACCGGGACCGGCGGCTTCCTCAAGGAGGCCAGCGGCGGCCAGGTCCGGGTGATCGGCGCCGATCCGCTGACGTCCACGTACTCCGGCGGCGACGGAAGTCCGTACTACGTGGAGAGCATCGGCCACTACCTCCACCCGCAGACCGCGGAGGACGAGTACCCGGAGTCGTACGACCAGTCCGTGGTGGACCGGTTCGAGCGGATCGGAGACCGTGAGTCGATCACGATGGTGCGCAGACTGGCCCGCGAGGAGGGCATCCTCGCGGGCGGCTCGGCGGGCACGGCGGTGGCCGCGGCGCTGCGGGTGGCCGCCACCCTCACCCCGGACGACCTGGTGGTGGTCCTGCTCCCGGACTCGGGCCGGGGATATCTGTCGAAGTACTTCGACGACGACTGGCTGCGGCGCTTCGGCTTCCTGGAGGACCTCCCGGGAACGCCGACCGTCGCCGACGCCCTCGGCGACCGCCCGGCCCCCCTCACCGCCCTTCCTTCCACGGCCACCGTGGCCGACGCGCTCACCGCCGCCGGAGCGCTCGTCCCGGTGCGCCTCCCCCGCTCCGGAGACAACGCGACGACGGATGTCTCCGAGGTCATCGGCGCCGTCCGGCCCGATGCGCTCCGCGCCCTGGTGGCGAGGGATCCCTCGGCGTCCGCCGCCCCGCTCCACGACCATCTCCTCCCCTCGCCCCCGGCCGTGGGCATCGGCGAACCCGTCGACGAGGCCGCCGCCCGGCTCGCCACGGGCACCGGCACCGCCTGGGTCCTCATCGACGGCCGTGTGTCCGGCACCGTCACCCACGACGCACTGCGGCGGACCACCGGCCACGTCCCCCCTGCCCGCGCCGCGGGACCGGCGAGCCGGGCGACCTGA
- a CDS encoding DUF4395 domain-containing protein: protein MQIDPRGQRFAAVLTTLVLAAVLIADSGALLAVQTVVFALGAFAGLRYSPYGRLYQVAVRPRLSPPSELEDARPPRFAQAVGLGFGLVGTVGYLTGVHWLGLAATALALAAAFLNAAFGYCLGCEMYLLIRRVRSA from the coding sequence ATGCAGATCGACCCGCGCGGCCAGCGGTTCGCCGCCGTGCTCACCACACTCGTCCTTGCCGCGGTACTGATAGCCGACAGCGGTGCCCTGCTCGCCGTGCAGACCGTGGTCTTCGCCCTCGGCGCGTTCGCCGGCTTGCGGTACTCCCCGTACGGCCGGCTGTACCAAGTGGCCGTTCGGCCCAGGCTTTCTCCGCCCAGTGAGCTGGAGGACGCCCGGCCACCCCGCTTCGCGCAGGCCGTCGGCCTCGGCTTCGGCCTGGTCGGCACCGTCGGCTACCTCACCGGCGTCCACTGGCTGGGCCTGGCCGCGACCGCGCTCGCCCTCGCCGCGGCCTTCCTCAACGCGGCTTTCGGCTACTGCCTCGGTTGCGAGATGTACTTGCTCATCCGCCGCGTCCGAAGCGCCTGA
- a CDS encoding TlpA family protein disulfide reductase: MQTGGVTGLVVCAAALLLASAFGVVRATRGGRLRARPRDGAVRLSAAELGAELGDRATLVQFSTAFCQPCRATRRLLAEIAGTMPGTAHVEIDAEDRLELVRRLGILRTPTVLVLDRAGRVVGRASGQPRRAEVLAAIGEATGATTPPP; this comes from the coding sequence ATGCAGACTGGTGGCGTGACCGGTCTGGTGGTGTGTGCCGCGGCGCTCCTTCTGGCGAGCGCCTTCGGAGTCGTGCGTGCGACGCGCGGCGGAAGACTCCGGGCGCGGCCGCGCGATGGCGCGGTGCGTCTGTCGGCGGCGGAGCTCGGGGCCGAGTTGGGGGACCGGGCCACACTGGTCCAGTTCTCCACCGCCTTCTGCCAACCCTGCCGGGCGACGCGGCGGTTGCTGGCGGAGATCGCCGGGACGATGCCGGGTACGGCGCATGTGGAGATCGACGCGGAGGACCGGCTCGAGCTGGTCAGGCGGCTGGGAATCCTGCGGACGCCGACCGTGCTGGTGCTCGACCGGGCCGGCCGGGTCGTCGGCAGGGCATCCGGGCAGCCCCGGCGCGCGGAGGTGCTGGCGGCCATCGGCGAGGCGACCGGGGCCACCACTCCCCCGCCGTGA